One window of Clarias gariepinus isolate MV-2021 ecotype Netherlands chromosome 21, CGAR_prim_01v2, whole genome shotgun sequence genomic DNA carries:
- the arsk gene encoding arylsulfatase K isoform X1 — MKKTMETLAFLLLRVFAVQTLCMYLNRTAAQSSTPNIVMVMSDAFDGRLTFHPESKVVQLPYINYMRQMGSTFLNSYTNSPICCPSRAAMWSGKFVHLTQAWNNYKCLASSATTWMDHLREAGYYTHRMGKLDYTSGGHSVSNRVEAWTREVAFLLRQEGRPVADLVGNSSTVRVMAKDWNVTDRAVQWIKQKATTLSQPFALYLGLNLPHPYHTDELGPTAGGSTFRTSPYWLKKVSMEQVSLPKWVPFSQMHPVDYYSTVTKNCSGNFSEQEIREIRVNYYAMCAEADSMLGEVISALRDTGLLNSTILIFTSDHGDLAMEHRQFYKMSMFEGSSHIPLLMMGPVITSGIEISLPVSLVDLYPSILDFAGIPIPHGLSGHSLVPLISKSDKQSTEPHPGWILSEYHGCNANASTYMLRMDNWKYITYSDGFSVPPQLFDMSKDEAELKNVASHYPIECHHLDKLLRSVVDYPSVTEAVRQYNKQQFLQWKQSLGKNYTEAIANLRWHFDWKRNAKYNEKAIEDWLDHNNLPH, encoded by the exons GATGGAAGACTCACCTTTCACCCAGAGAGCAAGGTTGTCCAGCTTCCATATATTAACTACATGAGGCAGATGGGTTCGACCTTCCTCAACTCCTACACAAATTCTCCCATTTGTTGTCCTTCAAGGGCAG CTATGTGGAGTGGAAAATTCGTCCATTTAACTCAGGCCTGGAACAATTACAAATGCCTTGCTTCCAGTGCCACTACATGGATGGATCATCTGCGGGAAGCTGGATATTACACACACCGGATGGGGAAGCTGGACTACACATCAGGGGGGCACTCGGTCAG TAATCGTGTAGAGGCATGGACCAGAGAAGTGGCATTTCTTCTGAGGCAGGAGGGTCGTCCAGTGGCAGACTTAGTAGGAAACAGTTCCACAGTTAGAGTTATGGCCAAAGACTGGAACGTCACAGACAGAGCTGTGCAGTGGATCAAACAAAAAGCCACAACCCTGTCACAGCCTTTTGCTTTGTATCTGGGGCTGAATTTACCTCATCCATACCACACAGACGAGCTCGGTCCAACTGCTGGAGGCTCTACCTTCCGCACCTCACCCTACTGGCTTAAAAAG GTTTCCATGGAGCAAGTTTCTCTCCCGAAGTGGGTGCCATTTTCTCAAATGCACCCTGTCGATTATTATTCCACCGTCACCAAAAACTGCAGTGGCAACTTTTCTGAGCAAGAGATCCGAGAGATCCGAGTCAATTATTATGCCATGTGTGCTGAAGCAGACAGTATGCTCG GTGAAGTGATTTCTGCTCTCAGAGACACAGGTTTATTAAACAGCACAATCCTGATTTTTACATCGGATCATGGGGATCTGGCCATGGAGCACAGACAGTTCTATAAGATGTCCATGTTTGAAGGCAGCTCACATATTCCCTTACTTATGATGGGGCCAGTGATTACGTCTGGAATTGAGATCAGCTTACCGGTCTCTCTTGTAGACCTGTATCCTTCTATACTTG ACTTTGCAGGTATCCCAATACCACATGGTTTGAGTGGTCATTCTCTGGTCCCTCTGATCTCAAAGAGTGATAAGCAATCAACTGAACCTCATCCTGGCTGGATCCTTAGTGAATACCATGGCTGCAATGCAAACGCTTCCACTTACATGCTGCGGATGGATAACTGGAAGTACATCACTTATTCAGATGGCTTCAGTGTCCCACCACAACTATTTG ATATGTCTAAGGATGAAGCTGAGCTAAAGAATGTGGCGTCTCATTATCCTATTGAATGTCACCATCTGGACAAGCTGCTGCGCTCAGTGGTGGATTACCCCAGTGTCACTGAGGCTGTCCGCCAATACAACAAGCAGCAGTTTCTGCAGTGGAAGCAGAGTCTTGGGAAGAATTACACAGAGGCCATCGCCAACCTGCGCTGGCACTTTGACTGGAAAAGAAATGCTAAATATAATGAGAAAGCAATTGAGGACTGGCTTGACCATAATAATTTACCTCATTGA
- the arsk gene encoding arylsulfatase K isoform X2 gives MWSGKFVHLTQAWNNYKCLASSATTWMDHLREAGYYTHRMGKLDYTSGGHSVSNRVEAWTREVAFLLRQEGRPVADLVGNSSTVRVMAKDWNVTDRAVQWIKQKATTLSQPFALYLGLNLPHPYHTDELGPTAGGSTFRTSPYWLKKVSMEQVSLPKWVPFSQMHPVDYYSTVTKNCSGNFSEQEIREIRVNYYAMCAEADSMLGEVISALRDTGLLNSTILIFTSDHGDLAMEHRQFYKMSMFEGSSHIPLLMMGPVITSGIEISLPVSLVDLYPSILDFAGIPIPHGLSGHSLVPLISKSDKQSTEPHPGWILSEYHGCNANASTYMLRMDNWKYITYSDGFSVPPQLFDMSKDEAELKNVASHYPIECHHLDKLLRSVVDYPSVTEAVRQYNKQQFLQWKQSLGKNYTEAIANLRWHFDWKRNAKYNEKAIEDWLDHNNLPH, from the exons ATGTGGAGTGGAAAATTCGTCCATTTAACTCAGGCCTGGAACAATTACAAATGCCTTGCTTCCAGTGCCACTACATGGATGGATCATCTGCGGGAAGCTGGATATTACACACACCGGATGGGGAAGCTGGACTACACATCAGGGGGGCACTCGGTCAG TAATCGTGTAGAGGCATGGACCAGAGAAGTGGCATTTCTTCTGAGGCAGGAGGGTCGTCCAGTGGCAGACTTAGTAGGAAACAGTTCCACAGTTAGAGTTATGGCCAAAGACTGGAACGTCACAGACAGAGCTGTGCAGTGGATCAAACAAAAAGCCACAACCCTGTCACAGCCTTTTGCTTTGTATCTGGGGCTGAATTTACCTCATCCATACCACACAGACGAGCTCGGTCCAACTGCTGGAGGCTCTACCTTCCGCACCTCACCCTACTGGCTTAAAAAG GTTTCCATGGAGCAAGTTTCTCTCCCGAAGTGGGTGCCATTTTCTCAAATGCACCCTGTCGATTATTATTCCACCGTCACCAAAAACTGCAGTGGCAACTTTTCTGAGCAAGAGATCCGAGAGATCCGAGTCAATTATTATGCCATGTGTGCTGAAGCAGACAGTATGCTCG GTGAAGTGATTTCTGCTCTCAGAGACACAGGTTTATTAAACAGCACAATCCTGATTTTTACATCGGATCATGGGGATCTGGCCATGGAGCACAGACAGTTCTATAAGATGTCCATGTTTGAAGGCAGCTCACATATTCCCTTACTTATGATGGGGCCAGTGATTACGTCTGGAATTGAGATCAGCTTACCGGTCTCTCTTGTAGACCTGTATCCTTCTATACTTG ACTTTGCAGGTATCCCAATACCACATGGTTTGAGTGGTCATTCTCTGGTCCCTCTGATCTCAAAGAGTGATAAGCAATCAACTGAACCTCATCCTGGCTGGATCCTTAGTGAATACCATGGCTGCAATGCAAACGCTTCCACTTACATGCTGCGGATGGATAACTGGAAGTACATCACTTATTCAGATGGCTTCAGTGTCCCACCACAACTATTTG ATATGTCTAAGGATGAAGCTGAGCTAAAGAATGTGGCGTCTCATTATCCTATTGAATGTCACCATCTGGACAAGCTGCTGCGCTCAGTGGTGGATTACCCCAGTGTCACTGAGGCTGTCCGCCAATACAACAAGCAGCAGTTTCTGCAGTGGAAGCAGAGTCTTGGGAAGAATTACACAGAGGCCATCGCCAACCTGCGCTGGCACTTTGACTGGAAAAGAAATGCTAAATATAATGAGAAAGCAATTGAGGACTGGCTTGACCATAATAATTTACCTCATTGA